In Hymenobacter aquaticus, a single window of DNA contains:
- a CDS encoding penicillin-binding protein 1A, translating into MAYPATKPKAAPRKPQRPGRFTNITRTLWLLFGGGVLGLILYILAVSINFLNLFGRMPNLKTLENPKSELASEIYSADGVLMGKYFRENRTPVDYEDLPQNLIDALIATEDVRFEGHSGIDFKGLFAIPYYVATGRSRGSSTLTQQLAKVLFRTRDDLNDGTLNDVPGLRMLIIKTKEWIMAVRLERSYTKREIMRMYLNTNDFGSNAFGINVAAKTFFNKKPKDLNLEESALLVGVLNAPSRYSPVQNPERAKTRRNWVLYQMRKYNYITPEEHAKAAARDIVLHYSVENSNKGIAPYFRTEVSKSLLQWAKETDHDLYADGLKIYTTIDSRMQKYAESAVAEHMKQQQKLFDAHWKGQLPWRDENGKIIPNFLQTSIKRTERYRSLSNRFEGNKDSINYYLKKKYKMMVFTWKGEKEVLMSPLDSLAYYKRYLHAGFMAMNPLNGQIKAWVGGTNFKYFKYDHVKQGKRQPGSTFKPIVYTAAIDQGYSPCYQRPDVATTFPAVAGRAPYTPKNFEGGFSGRTFTIRQALARSMNSITAWLVQKLGPETVVSYAKRLGITSPIEAVPAVGFGSSDVSIYELSGAYSTFVNKGVWTAPMMVTRIEDKNGNVLREFVPQTREALSEETAYLMTYMLQASTTEQGGTSVILKTGFKFPYEIGAKTGTTSNYSDAWFMGITPDLVCGMWVGGEDRSIHFRSGSYGQGARAALPIYGLFMRKVYADKSIGVSTSPFPKPAQPLSIEIDCSRYYGGQRDTIPYEQKLNQTDLQDIDDEDI; encoded by the coding sequence ATGGCATACCCCGCCACCAAGCCTAAAGCGGCTCCCCGGAAACCCCAGCGCCCGGGCCGTTTCACCAACATTACCCGGACCCTGTGGCTGCTGTTTGGCGGCGGCGTGCTGGGCCTGATTCTTTACATCCTGGCCGTCAGCATCAACTTCCTGAACCTGTTTGGGCGCATGCCCAACCTGAAGACGCTGGAAAACCCGAAAAGTGAGCTGGCCTCGGAAATCTACTCGGCCGACGGGGTGCTGATGGGCAAATACTTCCGCGAAAACCGCACGCCGGTCGACTACGAAGATTTGCCCCAAAACCTGATTGATGCCCTCATTGCCACCGAAGACGTGCGTTTCGAAGGCCATTCCGGCATCGACTTCAAAGGTCTGTTCGCCATTCCTTACTACGTGGCCACGGGCCGGAGCCGCGGTTCCAGCACGCTCACCCAGCAGCTGGCCAAGGTGCTGTTCCGCACCCGCGACGACCTGAACGACGGCACGCTCAACGACGTGCCCGGGCTGCGGATGCTCATCATTAAAACCAAGGAGTGGATTATGGCCGTGCGGCTCGAGCGGAGCTACACCAAGCGCGAAATCATGCGCATGTACCTTAATACCAACGATTTTGGCTCCAACGCCTTTGGTATTAACGTAGCCGCCAAGACCTTCTTCAACAAGAAGCCCAAAGACCTGAACCTGGAAGAGTCGGCGCTGCTGGTGGGCGTGCTCAATGCGCCTTCGCGCTACAGCCCGGTGCAGAACCCTGAGCGCGCCAAAACCCGCCGCAACTGGGTGCTCTACCAGATGCGGAAGTACAACTACATCACCCCCGAGGAACACGCCAAAGCCGCCGCCAGAGACATTGTGCTGCACTACAGCGTGGAAAACTCCAACAAAGGCATTGCCCCGTATTTCCGCACCGAAGTCAGCAAGTCGCTGCTGCAGTGGGCCAAGGAAACCGACCACGACCTCTACGCCGACGGCCTGAAGATCTACACCACCATCGACTCGCGCATGCAGAAATACGCCGAGTCGGCGGTGGCCGAGCACATGAAGCAGCAGCAGAAGCTGTTTGATGCCCACTGGAAAGGCCAGCTGCCCTGGCGTGACGAGAACGGCAAGATCATTCCTAACTTCCTGCAAACCTCCATCAAGCGTACCGAGCGGTACCGGTCGTTGTCGAACCGCTTCGAGGGCAATAAGGACTCCATCAACTACTACCTGAAGAAGAAGTACAAGATGATGGTTTTCACCTGGAAGGGGGAAAAGGAAGTGCTGATGTCGCCCCTGGATTCGCTGGCCTACTACAAGCGCTACCTGCACGCCGGCTTTATGGCCATGAACCCGCTCAACGGCCAGATCAAGGCCTGGGTGGGCGGCACCAACTTCAAGTACTTCAAGTATGACCACGTGAAGCAGGGCAAGCGTCAGCCCGGCTCCACGTTTAAGCCCATCGTCTACACGGCCGCCATCGACCAGGGCTACTCGCCCTGCTACCAGCGCCCCGACGTGGCTACGACCTTCCCCGCCGTGGCGGGCCGCGCGCCCTACACGCCCAAAAACTTCGAGGGCGGCTTCTCGGGCCGCACTTTTACCATCCGGCAGGCCCTGGCCCGCTCGATGAACTCGATTACGGCGTGGCTGGTGCAGAAGCTGGGCCCCGAAACGGTGGTTTCCTACGCCAAGCGCCTCGGCATCACCTCCCCTATCGAAGCGGTGCCGGCCGTGGGCTTCGGCTCCAGCGACGTGAGCATCTACGAGCTCAGCGGCGCCTACAGCACCTTCGTCAACAAAGGCGTCTGGACGGCTCCGATGATGGTGACGCGCATCGAAGACAAGAACGGCAACGTGTTGCGCGAGTTCGTGCCCCAGACCCGGGAGGCGCTCAGCGAAGAAACGGCTTACCTGATGACCTATATGCTCCAGGCCTCGACCACGGAGCAGGGCGGCACGTCCGTTATTCTGAAAACCGGCTTCAAGTTTCCCTACGAAATCGGGGCCAAGACCGGCACCACCAGCAACTACTCCGACGCCTGGTTTATGGGCATCACTCCCGACCTGGTGTGCGGCATGTGGGTGGGCGGCGAAGACCGTAGCATCCACTTCCGGTCGGGCTCTTATGGTCAGGGGGCCCGGGCGGCGCTGCCCATCTACGGCCTGTTTATGCGCAAAGTCTACGCCGACAAGAGCATCGGCGTCAGCACCAGCCCCTTCCCCAAGCCGGCTCAGCCGCTGTCCATCGAAATCGACTGCAGCCGCTACTACGGCGGCCAGCGCGACACGATTCCCTACGAGCAGAAGCTCAACCAGACTGATCTGCAGGACATCGACGACGAGGATATTTAA
- the uvrC gene encoding excinuclease ABC subunit UvrC: MAAKDHLQEQIRHLPHRPGIYKFFDDEGIIYVGKAIDIRKRVSSYFNKQDHNKKTQQLVRNIKRIEFTIVDSESDAFLLENNLIKQNQPKYNILLKDGKTYPYLCLTNERFPRLLPTRKKINDGSRYYGPYANLTAMNILLELIRALYPLRTCTYNLSPENVAAGKFKVCLEYHLGNCKGPCEGLVDEDAYNQNIQQIRNILSGNLSVPKAYFREKMMAAAQDQQFELAHSFKQKLDRLDEFQAKSTVVNASLSNIDVFSIAANEKNAFINYLKVMNGSIILTQSVEVVKKLDETDAEILAPMVMQMREEFESQSKEILVNVALPELPIPGATVTVPQIGDKRKLLELSIKNVMYLRKEKESMNDRSKDLNEVRIMETIKKDLRLTELPKHIECFDNSNFQGDNPVAAMVCFRNAKPSKKDYRHYHIKTVVGPNDFDSMYEVVTRRYRRLVDEGASLPQLVIVDGGKGQLSMAVKALKDLNLWGQIPVIGIAKRLEEIYVPNDPLPLYIDKKSESLRLFQRMRDEVHRFGITFHRSRRDAATLKTELTDVKGLGPVTADKLLTKFKSVKKIKELTEAQLIEEVGKAKARILLAYFEAQEQNQESQ; encoded by the coding sequence ATGGCAGCCAAAGACCACCTGCAAGAGCAAATTCGGCATCTGCCCCACCGGCCGGGCATCTATAAGTTCTTCGATGATGAAGGCATCATCTACGTGGGCAAGGCCATTGACATCCGCAAGCGGGTCAGCAGCTACTTCAACAAGCAGGACCACAACAAGAAGACTCAGCAGCTGGTGCGCAACATCAAGCGCATCGAGTTTACCATCGTGGATAGTGAGTCCGACGCGTTTCTGCTGGAAAACAACCTTATCAAGCAGAACCAGCCCAAGTACAACATCCTGCTCAAGGACGGCAAAACCTATCCGTACCTGTGCCTGACCAACGAACGGTTTCCGCGCCTGCTGCCCACGCGCAAGAAAATCAACGACGGCTCGCGCTATTACGGCCCCTACGCCAACCTGACGGCCATGAACATTCTGCTGGAGCTGATCCGGGCCCTGTATCCGCTCCGCACCTGCACCTACAACCTGTCGCCCGAAAACGTGGCGGCCGGCAAGTTCAAAGTGTGTTTGGAGTATCATCTGGGCAATTGCAAGGGCCCGTGCGAAGGACTGGTGGATGAGGATGCGTACAACCAGAACATCCAGCAGATTCGCAATATTCTCAGCGGCAACCTGAGCGTGCCGAAGGCTTACTTCCGCGAGAAAATGATGGCCGCCGCCCAGGATCAGCAGTTCGAGCTGGCCCACTCCTTCAAGCAGAAGCTCGACCGGCTCGACGAGTTCCAGGCCAAGTCGACGGTGGTAAATGCCTCGCTGTCCAACATCGACGTGTTCAGTATTGCGGCCAACGAGAAAAATGCCTTTATCAACTACCTCAAAGTGATGAACGGCTCCATCATTCTGACCCAATCGGTGGAAGTAGTGAAGAAACTCGACGAAACCGACGCCGAGATTCTGGCCCCGATGGTGATGCAGATGCGCGAGGAATTTGAAAGCCAGTCCAAGGAAATCCTGGTGAACGTCGCCCTGCCCGAGCTACCGATTCCCGGGGCCACCGTTACGGTGCCCCAGATTGGGGATAAGCGTAAACTGCTGGAGCTGTCCATCAAGAACGTCATGTACCTGCGCAAGGAGAAGGAAAGCATGAATGACCGCTCCAAAGACCTCAACGAGGTTCGCATTATGGAGACGATTAAGAAGGATTTGCGCCTGACCGAGCTGCCCAAGCACATCGAGTGCTTCGACAACTCCAACTTCCAGGGCGACAATCCGGTGGCCGCTATGGTATGTTTCCGCAACGCGAAGCCCAGCAAGAAAGACTACCGCCACTACCACATCAAAACGGTAGTAGGCCCCAACGACTTCGACTCCATGTACGAAGTCGTGACGCGCCGCTACCGCCGGCTGGTAGATGAAGGCGCCTCCTTACCCCAGCTCGTCATCGTCGACGGAGGCAAAGGCCAGCTCAGTATGGCCGTCAAAGCCCTAAAGGACCTCAACCTCTGGGGGCAGATTCCGGTCATCGGCATTGCCAAACGTCTCGAGGAAATCTACGTCCCCAACGACCCGTTGCCCCTGTACATCGACAAAAAGAGCGAGTCCCTGCGGCTTTTTCAGCGTATGCGCGACGAAGTACACCGCTTTGGCATCACCTTCCACCGCAGCCGCCGCGACGCCGCCACGCTCAAAACGGAGCTAACCGACGTCAAAGGTTTGGGCCCTGTCACAGCGGATAAGCTACTGACTAAGTTCAAGTCCGTAAAGAAGATCAAGGAACTGACGGAAGCTCAACTCATCGAAGAAGTAGGCAAAGCGAAAGCCCGTATTCTGCTGGCGTACTTTGAGGCGCAGGAGCAGAACCAGGAAAGTCAGTAG
- the porN gene encoding type IX secretion system ring subunit PorN/GldN encodes MNKFLSFAALAASLTLSVSASAQEQATTASSNGSYRPIPNSDIMFRKTIWRAVDLREKQNKPMFSEGKEISRVILEAVKRGELQAYRNDSLTSTFTPTEVSGRMSYVEASAGLSEEEKAAGFSEQTSDDDWGTPKPKGKKGKTTAAKPKAPAAPPSYEYRYKDLYQMELKEDMIFDKKRSRMYHDIKTVTLLVPSTLSSNVSGIETPIGTFKYSDLVRVFRANPDKAIWFNSQNDAQHKNLADAFELWLFNSYIVKVSNPNDSRLDEVYGGPQQGVLAAQQAASDLIEYEYNLWSF; translated from the coding sequence ATGAACAAATTCCTTTCCTTCGCCGCTTTGGCGGCCAGCCTGACGCTGTCGGTCTCAGCATCGGCTCAGGAACAAGCTACGACCGCCAGCAGCAACGGCTCGTATCGCCCGATTCCCAATTCGGACATCATGTTCCGGAAAACGATCTGGCGTGCGGTTGACCTTCGCGAAAAGCAGAACAAGCCCATGTTCTCGGAAGGCAAAGAAATCAGCCGGGTAATCCTGGAAGCCGTCAAGCGCGGTGAACTTCAGGCATACCGGAATGACTCTCTGACGTCTACGTTTACCCCCACGGAGGTTTCCGGTCGGATGTCGTACGTAGAGGCCAGTGCCGGTCTGAGCGAAGAGGAAAAAGCCGCTGGTTTCAGCGAACAAACCTCCGACGACGACTGGGGAACTCCCAAGCCTAAAGGCAAGAAGGGTAAGACAACGGCTGCTAAGCCCAAGGCTCCTGCTGCGCCCCCGAGCTACGAGTACCGTTACAAGGACTTGTACCAGATGGAATTGAAGGAGGATATGATCTTTGACAAGAAACGGTCACGGATGTATCACGATATCAAAACCGTTACGCTGCTGGTTCCTTCCACGCTGAGCTCAAACGTGTCGGGCATTGAAACTCCGATTGGCACGTTTAAGTACAGCGACTTGGTTCGGGTATTCCGCGCTAACCCTGATAAGGCTATCTGGTTTAACTCGCAGAACGACGCCCAGCACAAGAACTTGGCTGATGCTTTTGAGCTGTGGCTGTTTAACTCCTACATCGTGAAGGTTTCGAACCCCAACGACTCTCGCCTCGACGAAGTGTACGGTGGTCCTCAGCAAGGGGTGTTGGCTGCTCAGCAGGCTGCTTCCGACCTGATCGAATACGAATACAACCTCTGGAGCTTCTAA
- the porM gene encoding type IX secretion system motor protein PorM/GldM, with protein MAGGKETPRQKMIGMMYLVLTALLALQVNSAILLKFKFLDDSLSAINNKVSKSNDGTVKGIQAQVEKNRNQASDLAVLKQSEEIRKTTQEMIAYLGSVREKLLAATENKGKNEFKNMSAEDKVASTMLGGKKDGVAYEMKNKLNAYSSYIQKYVPGIPPLALDAKDDPMVTDKEQRNKNFAELNFENTPVVAALATLAQKEAEVLKYESDALAAQSAKVGGNIIVFDKVGAFASAESNTVAAGTKYKAELFLTASATGLKPSMTLNGSPLAVGPDGKGKVEFTARPGSFDAAGNAKAQWTGTIRFKQNGRDTTFKVTVPYTVTKPVMQIQSASVQALYFKCGNKLSVQVPALGAQYKPGFSASGASVITGAKTGDVTLVPNSREVTLNVSSGGNAIGSQTFQVRPIPKPEIKCIVGGREANEKQGTPITAVRNMSLKAVPDAGFATFLPDDARYRVTRYEVTLVRGKRPALPTRTISGPEANLSDVVNSAREGDRLYIEVKEVRRLNFQDQQEEVNVAKQFNIPLL; from the coding sequence ATGGCGGGAGGAAAAGAAACTCCAAGGCAGAAGATGATTGGCATGATGTACCTGGTACTGACTGCTCTTCTGGCCCTTCAAGTAAACTCAGCAATACTGCTCAAATTCAAGTTCCTCGACGATAGCCTTTCTGCTATTAACAACAAGGTATCGAAGTCGAACGATGGAACGGTAAAGGGTATTCAGGCACAGGTTGAGAAGAACCGTAATCAGGCTTCCGACTTAGCAGTTCTGAAACAGAGCGAAGAAATTCGCAAGACTACTCAGGAAATGATAGCCTACCTGGGCAGCGTTCGTGAAAAACTCCTGGCAGCCACTGAAAACAAGGGCAAGAACGAGTTCAAAAACATGAGCGCCGAAGACAAAGTTGCCAGCACTATGCTTGGCGGCAAAAAGGACGGCGTGGCATACGAGATGAAGAACAAGCTGAATGCTTACTCTTCTTACATCCAGAAGTACGTTCCGGGCATTCCTCCGCTGGCACTCGATGCCAAGGATGATCCGATGGTTACGGACAAAGAACAGCGCAATAAGAACTTTGCTGAGCTGAACTTTGAAAACACTCCGGTAGTAGCGGCTCTGGCTACGTTAGCCCAGAAAGAAGCAGAAGTTCTGAAATACGAATCGGATGCTCTGGCTGCTCAATCGGCTAAGGTTGGTGGTAACATCATCGTATTTGACAAAGTTGGTGCTTTCGCCAGCGCTGAGTCGAACACGGTAGCAGCCGGTACCAAATACAAAGCTGAACTGTTCCTGACGGCTTCAGCTACGGGCCTGAAGCCCTCGATGACCCTGAACGGCAGCCCGCTGGCAGTTGGTCCCGATGGCAAAGGCAAAGTAGAGTTCACGGCTCGCCCTGGCTCGTTTGACGCTGCCGGCAACGCCAAAGCCCAGTGGACCGGTACTATCCGCTTCAAGCAGAATGGCCGCGACACGACCTTCAAAGTGACGGTTCCTTACACCGTTACCAAGCCGGTAATGCAGATCCAGTCGGCTTCGGTGCAGGCGCTGTATTTCAAGTGCGGCAACAAGCTTAGCGTACAGGTGCCCGCACTGGGTGCTCAGTACAAGCCAGGTTTCTCGGCTTCGGGTGCTTCGGTAATCACGGGTGCTAAGACCGGTGATGTAACGCTGGTGCCAAACTCGCGCGAAGTAACCCTGAACGTGAGCAGCGGCGGCAACGCTATTGGTTCGCAGACCTTCCAGGTTCGTCCGATTCCCAAGCCCGAGATTAAGTGCATCGTGGGTGGCCGTGAGGCTAACGAGAAACAAGGCACGCCCATCACTGCTGTGCGTAACATGAGCCTGAAAGCTGTGCCGGATGCTGGTTTCGCCACCTTCCTGCCCGACGACGCTCGTTACCGCGTAACGCGTTATGAAGTAACGCTGGTGCGTGGCAAGCGTCCTGCTCTGCCCACGCGTACCATCAGTGGCCCCGAGGCTAACCTGTCGGATGTAGTTAACTCAGCCCGCGAAGGCGACCGTCTCTACATCGAAGTGAAAGAAGTTCGTCGTTTGAACTTCCAGGATCAGCAGGAAGAAGTTAACGTAGCGAAGCAGTTCAATATTCCGTTGCTGTAA
- the porL gene encoding type IX secretion system motor protein PorL/GldL, with translation MPKVYGIGAAVVIVGALFKIQHWDGASEMLIVGLGTEALIFLLSAFQPASHEPDWSLVYPELSEGYDPSTNSNSFSTSDNNSKGLTKKLDDMLKDANVTPEAISSLGAGLNRLSTTTQQLSSLGDATNATEEYTTKVRSAAQSLEKINSAYSNTVEAITAMSSATADAKEYHLQVQNVTKNLGALNAVYEMELQDANTHLKSMNKFYGTLSQAMENLTEAGKETDQFKQEVTQLTSNLGSLNRVYGNMLNAMRATS, from the coding sequence ATGCCCAAGGTGTACGGCATCGGGGCCGCAGTCGTAATCGTCGGGGCTTTGTTTAAAATTCAGCACTGGGATGGCGCTAGCGAAATGCTTATCGTGGGTCTCGGTACTGAGGCACTGATTTTCTTGCTGAGCGCATTTCAGCCCGCTTCGCACGAGCCAGACTGGTCGTTGGTGTATCCAGAATTGAGCGAAGGCTACGACCCTTCCACGAACAGCAACAGCTTCTCTACCTCGGATAACAACAGCAAGGGTCTGACCAAGAAATTGGACGACATGCTGAAAGATGCCAACGTAACTCCCGAGGCCATTTCCTCGCTGGGCGCTGGCCTGAATCGTCTGTCGACGACCACGCAGCAGCTTTCTTCGCTGGGCGACGCTACTAACGCTACCGAAGAGTACACGACTAAGGTTCGCTCGGCGGCTCAGTCGCTGGAGAAAATCAACAGTGCCTACTCGAACACGGTAGAGGCCATCACGGCCATGTCGAGCGCTACGGCTGATGCTAAAGAGTACCACCTGCAGGTACAGAACGTTACCAAGAACCTGGGCGCTCTGAACGCAGTGTACGAAATGGAGCTGCAGGATGCCAACACGCACCTGAAGTCCATGAACAAGTTCTACGGTACGTTGAGCCAAGCTATGGAGAACCTGACCGAGGCTGGCAAAGAAACCGACCAGTTCAAGCAGGAAGTAACGCAGCTGACCAGCAACCTGGGTTCGTTGAACCGGGTGTACGGCAACATGCTGAACGCCATGCGCGCTACCAGCTAA
- the porK gene encoding T9SS ring complex lipoprotein PorK/GldK, whose translation MNKFLVLPLVALSALFLGGCGFGKGPQGDLVGAEDRPEFNPQEVPFGMVPCPGGTFHMGQTDQDISASMVNMNKQVTIAGFYMDETEITNNEYRQFMNAIRQDSIDVLGEEYVMTELYPDTTVWVRDFTYHMGDPLMEYYYTHPAFDDYPVVGVDWFAAKYFCNWRTKNKNAANAEAGLAPTPNFRLPSEAEWEYAARGGRDLATYPWGGPYLRNSKGCMLANFKPGRGDYASDGYAYTAPVGAFFPNDFGLYDMSGNVSEWCDDAYMEASVPVVWDMNPTNPDDNEPRKVVRGGSWKDISYFLETGTRNFEYQDSARSYIGFRTAMIQIGSAL comes from the coding sequence ATGAACAAGTTTCTCGTATTGCCCCTAGTAGCCCTTTCGGCACTGTTTCTGGGAGGCTGTGGTTTCGGCAAAGGACCGCAAGGCGATTTGGTCGGAGCGGAGGACCGCCCCGAGTTCAATCCCCAGGAGGTACCCTTTGGTATGGTTCCCTGCCCCGGCGGCACGTTCCACATGGGCCAGACCGATCAGGACATATCTGCCTCTATGGTCAACATGAACAAGCAGGTGACTATCGCCGGCTTCTACATGGATGAGACCGAGATTACCAACAACGAATACCGTCAGTTCATGAATGCCATTCGGCAGGATTCGATTGACGTCCTCGGCGAAGAGTACGTGATGACCGAACTCTACCCCGATACTACGGTGTGGGTACGGGACTTCACGTATCACATGGGCGACCCGCTGATGGAGTACTACTACACGCACCCAGCTTTCGACGACTACCCAGTAGTGGGTGTTGACTGGTTTGCTGCCAAGTATTTCTGCAACTGGCGCACGAAGAACAAAAACGCGGCTAATGCCGAAGCCGGCTTGGCTCCAACGCCGAACTTCCGCTTGCCTTCCGAAGCTGAGTGGGAGTATGCCGCTCGTGGTGGTCGTGACCTCGCTACTTATCCCTGGGGTGGTCCTTACCTGCGTAACTCGAAAGGCTGCATGCTGGCGAACTTCAAGCCCGGCCGTGGCGACTACGCCAGCGACGGATATGCTTACACCGCTCCAGTAGGTGCCTTCTTCCCGAACGACTTTGGCTTGTACGATATGTCGGGCAACGTATCGGAATGGTGCGATGATGCTTACATGGAAGCTTCGGTGCCGGTGGTATGGGATATGAACCCCACCAACCCTGACGACAACGAACCCCGCAAAGTGGTGCGTGGCGGCTCTTGGAAAGACATTTCTTACTTCCTCGAAACCGGTACCCGCAACTTCGAATACCAAGATTCGGCTCGCTCTTACATTGGTTTCCGGACGGCTATGATCCAGATTGGCTCAGCTCTCTAG
- a CDS encoding PorP/SprF family type IX secretion system membrane protein, whose amino-acid sequence MKRTLLSLLLTSAVSATAFAQQQPQFSHYAFNGMYLNPAYAGIKGQGEITTLGRYQYLGYGGSFDDGGSPQTYALTASMPVAAVGGGVGLSVFRDKIAQASITNVQLSYSKHIKVGEGKLGLGVQGIFNHLSKGLYRAADLRPDSSVPQDGSDRKFDAGVGVWYESDKLYAGLSANNLLRAEYRFKSDGGTKGAKAIGENHAYLTAGYNIEASSSVVVTPTVLVKMVLPGKFGDNNKFNLQNNSYEGGVRATINDKFWGGVGYRYDESITGMLGMSFAKDNALRFGYAFDFIAFNQAARAFSSHEIMLSYRLPKPGLATRPAIRTPRYSF is encoded by the coding sequence ATGAAGAGAACTTTACTTTCTTTGCTGCTGACCTCAGCAGTTTCCGCCACTGCATTTGCGCAGCAGCAGCCTCAGTTCAGCCATTATGCCTTCAATGGCATGTATCTGAACCCCGCTTATGCTGGCATTAAAGGCCAGGGCGAGATTACGACATTGGGCCGCTACCAGTATTTGGGGTATGGCGGCTCGTTTGATGATGGGGGGTCGCCACAGACCTATGCCCTGACCGCCTCAATGCCGGTGGCAGCTGTTGGTGGGGGTGTTGGCCTGAGTGTCTTCCGGGATAAAATTGCCCAGGCCAGCATCACAAACGTGCAGCTTTCCTACTCCAAGCACATCAAAGTAGGTGAAGGCAAGCTTGGCCTCGGTGTCCAGGGTATCTTCAACCACTTGAGCAAAGGCCTGTATCGTGCCGCCGACCTGCGGCCTGACAGCAGCGTCCCACAGGACGGTTCCGACCGGAAGTTTGACGCGGGTGTTGGCGTGTGGTACGAGTCGGACAAGCTGTACGCGGGCTTGAGCGCCAACAACCTGTTGCGCGCTGAATACCGCTTCAAAAGCGACGGAGGAACGAAGGGGGCGAAGGCCATCGGAGAAAACCACGCTTATCTGACGGCCGGCTACAATATTGAAGCTTCTTCATCCGTTGTAGTCACCCCTACCGTGTTGGTAAAGATGGTGTTGCCCGGAAAGTTTGGCGACAACAATAAATTCAACTTGCAGAACAACTCGTACGAAGGCGGTGTTCGGGCTACGATCAACGACAAGTTTTGGGGAGGAGTTGGCTACCGTTACGATGAGTCGATAACGGGTATGTTGGGCATGAGCTTTGCTAAGGATAATGCTTTGCGCTTCGGTTACGCTTTCGACTTTATTGCATTTAACCAAGCTGCGCGTGCATTCAGCTCTCACGAAATCATGCTCTCCTACCGCCTGCCCAAACCGGGCTTGGCCACCCGTCCAGCCATCCGTACTCCCCGCTACAGCTTCTAG
- a CDS encoding uroporphyrinogen-III synthase — translation MAESTDKPGTGRHAKRISSILVTQPKPANDVSPYFAIAEKYGIKVDFREFIQVDPVSYKDFRKEKINIAEHTAVIFTSRNAVDHFFRICQEAKLEMPAEMKYFCISEQTANYLQKYIVLRKRKLFVGQRTAVDLFDVIKKHKSEKFLYPCSDIRKDDIPEFMRANGFKFTEAVIYHTVASDLSDLSDVKYDCIAFFSPSGISSLFINFPDFEQNGTRIAAFGPTTAKAVLDAGLELDIEAPQPNAPSMTGAIEAYIRLHHGPDVGKEKNKSGKQNA, via the coding sequence ATGGCCGAGAGCACAGACAAACCGGGGACGGGCCGTCATGCCAAGCGTATCTCCAGCATTCTGGTTACCCAGCCTAAGCCCGCAAACGACGTCTCCCCATATTTTGCCATTGCTGAGAAGTATGGCATCAAAGTCGATTTTCGCGAGTTTATCCAGGTTGACCCCGTTTCGTATAAGGATTTTCGCAAAGAGAAAATCAACATTGCGGAGCACACGGCTGTCATCTTTACCAGCCGTAACGCGGTAGACCACTTCTTCCGCATTTGCCAGGAAGCCAAGTTGGAAATGCCGGCAGAGATGAAGTATTTCTGCATCTCGGAGCAAACCGCCAACTACCTGCAGAAGTACATTGTGCTGCGCAAGCGCAAGCTATTCGTCGGCCAGCGCACCGCCGTCGACCTGTTCGACGTTATCAAGAAGCACAAAAGCGAAAAGTTTTTGTACCCTTGCTCCGATATCCGCAAGGATGATATTCCGGAGTTTATGCGGGCCAACGGCTTCAAGTTTACGGAGGCCGTCATCTACCATACCGTCGCCAGCGACCTGTCGGATTTGTCCGATGTGAAGTACGATTGCATCGCCTTCTTTAGTCCCTCCGGTATCAGTTCGCTCTTTATCAACTTCCCCGATTTTGAGCAGAATGGCACCCGCATCGCGGCTTTTGGCCCTACTACCGCCAAAGCCGTGCTGGATGCCGGCCTCGAACTAGACATTGAAGCCCCGCAACCAAATGCCCCGTCCATGACCGGGGCTATCGAAGCCTACATCCGATTGCACCACGGGCCAGATGTCGGAAAAGAGAAAAATAAAAGCGGCAAACAGAACGCATAG